The genomic region AAACTCGGTGTAGCCTCCGACCCCCAGTTCCCGCGTGTCACCGGCCAGATCCACCCGTATGGTTTCGGTACTGTCCAACGCATTGAATACAGTAAGCAGGAAGGTGTCCTCACCCCCGCAGGACGCGGCCAGAAAAGCCGTGGCAAGCAGGGCGGCCACCCTGCCGGTTCGCCGTTGAGCGGATACGGATCCGCCGATTTCATCCATGTCCTTACCCGAACCATCCCATCCAGGGCTTCGCACGACCACTATTGCTTCTCCCGGCGGCTCCGGTCCGTACCCCGCCAGACCGCGTACCCTGCCGAGCGGCAATACCATCCGGTCGGACTCAATCTACCCGGACAGGCCCCTGATGTCAATCGGAAGTTGCCCGGGAACCGGCAGTCCCCGGTCCCCTCGGACGTAATCTGCTTGACAGGGGCTCCTACCGTTTGTAAAATGGGGGCACTCACACGATTCCCGCCCACAGATCGGTTTTACTAGGCGGTGTTTTCATGCTGAAGTCGCGGGATTTCGCTGGCAAACACCTGCTTGCTCACGCCATCATTCTGGCTCTGTACCTGCTCGGTCCGCCGGATTCCGTCCGCGGCCAGGTGTCGAAGGACCCTGTCCCGCATGGTGGAGAGGTCGTCATCGGCAGGGTAGCCGCCGGGAACCTTACCCTTCATCCCCTGTTCAACAGCCTCGGCGTGGAGAGAGAGATCGCCGCGCTGATCTACGGCGAAGGCCTGCTGCGCGTAGATGAATCGGGCGCGCCGTCAGACGGCCTGGCCTATCTGCCCATCAAGCTTTCCGACGGCCGCGACTGGGTCTTCCGGCTGAAGCAGGGGGTTGAATTCCACGACGGAGAATTGCTGACCGCCGATGACGTGATCTTCACTTACACGCGATACAAGGCCTCCCGCGTGTACGATCCCGTCTTCCACCGGTATTTCCAGAACATCGAGCAGCTTTCCGCCCTGGATCGGCAGACGGTCCGGATCATCATGAAGTCGCCGATCGAGGCCTTTCCCAACCGGCTCGCCACGCTGCCCATACTGCCGAGGCATCAGATGGACCGGGGCCTTTTCGCCGACGCCGGCGCGCACCTGGAAACGACCCGTCCCGTCGGACTGGGGCCGTACCGGGTCGAGGCCTGGCCCATCCCCGGCACCGTGACGCTCACGGCGAATGAACGCTGGCATCGGGGCCGAGCGAACCTGGACAGGGTGGTCTATCGGTTCTACCCCACCTCCGAAGCCCTGCAGGCGGCCTTTATCATGCGGGAGGTGGATCTCATCGAAGTGGAACGCGACGGAACGCTCAAGGATCTGAAACGGGCCCGTTCCGACGCGAAGATACAGGCGATCGTACCGGGAAACCGCGCCTTTGCCGCGGTGTTCTACAATCACCGGCATCCCCTGCTTTCCCAGCCGGCCATACGCCAGGCGCTGACCCATGGCACGAACCGCCAGCGTATCCTGGAGGAGGTGCTGGTTCGCGGCGCCGGGGTGCTGGCCCACAGTCCCATCCACCCCGAGTTCGAGTTCAAAGGCAGTGGTACCGGATTCGATTACAGTCCGCGCGAGGCCCGGGACCTGCTGCGTCGCCAGGGGTGGCGGGACAGCGACGGTGACGGGTTTCTCGACCGGGAAGGGCGTTCTCTCCGGTTCGAACTGCTGTTCCCCCGGGGACAGGCGTCCACCGAGAAGACGGTGCGGGTCATCAAGCTGAACCTGAACCAGATCGGCATCCGGGTCGTACCCGTACCCGTCACCCAGAAAGAACTGGTCCAGCGGCTCGGCATCGGCAGCTACGAGGCCGCGCTGTTCGTTCAGGATTTCGAACCCACGGCGGATGACCTGTACGCC from Gemmatimonadota bacterium harbors:
- a CDS encoding ABC transporter substrate-binding protein, translated to MLKSRDFAGKHLLAHAIILALYLLGPPDSVRGQVSKDPVPHGGEVVIGRVAAGNLTLHPLFNSLGVEREIAALIYGEGLLRVDESGAPSDGLAYLPIKLSDGRDWVFRLKQGVEFHDGELLTADDVIFTYTRYKASRVYDPVFHRYFQNIEQLSALDRQTVRIIMKSPIEAFPNRLATLPILPRHQMDRGLFADAGAHLETTRPVGLGPYRVEAWPIPGTVTLTANERWHRGRANLDRVVYRFYPTSEALQAAFIMREVDLIEVERDGTLKDLKRARSDAKIQAIVPGNRAFAAVFYNHRHPLLSQPAIRQALTHGTNRQRILEEVLVRGAGVLAHSPIHPEFEFKGSGTGFDYSPREARDLLRRQGWRDSDGDGFLDREGRSLRFELLFPRGQASTEKTVRVIKLNLNQIGIRVVPVPVTQKELVQRLGIGSYEAALFVQDFEPTADDLYAVFHSESIGLGNMLGYRSRQVDRNINFLFGLPDQQRAGPVYQQLEMLLIRDQPCMFLYFVDTRYVAYDPTLKNLGSPGAALRSPAAWFRTAYAP